In Paraburkholderia youngii, the genomic stretch CTCTCCCCCTGTCGCATCAAAGGCGTAGACGTTGCTGTCGAAACCTGTGGCATAAACAACATTGCCGGCGACGAACGGGCGATTGAAATTGTCATGGGCGACGTTGACGCTCTCCCAAACTAGCGAACCGTCGACGACAGACCTGGCGCGCAAACTGTTGGTATTCAAGTCGGCGTAGTAGACGGTCTCACCAATTACCGTATGTCCGGTGAGAGGATATTCGTCTAGGCTCCAAATCAGCGCACCCGTTTGCGGGTCCAAGGCCTGAAGAGATGGTGCGTCGATCGTTCCGACAATCAAGCGATACGGTTGGCCCAGTTGGAAGGCAAGCGATGCTCGAAACTGCACGCTACCGCCCATTTGCCTCACCCACTTGACGGCGCCGGTGTCGTCGTCAAGTGCGAACATCGATCCCTGTCCGGGTGGTGTCCAGTCTGTGCCTGTGCCGACGTACAGAACGCCATCCGCGTGTGCCAACTCGCCCGTCATCGCCTCGCCAACGCTAAATATCGCAGGATCCGATAGAGGGACCCCGGGCACCAGTTCGGTAATAACAGGAGGGCCGAACTTATAGATCGTGCCATCGGCTGCACCGGCATAGACCCGATGGTACGGTTCGCTCGATCGTCCAACAGGGCGAGGTGACGCAACAAGCCCAAAGTCGTTGCTTGCGTGAGTATCGCCAAAGTCGACGTTGTCCAGAAAAAGGCGACCGCTCGTGATATACAGAAAGCCGGATATATGCGCCATAATCGCTCTCCTTGCCTGCTAACGTCGCTCAATACTTCCGACGCATTGTTACGGTTCTCGCGAATCGACGGTACAGTAATTCAACGCTCCCTTCGGCTGGAGCAAAGACTAGGCTGCACTCAGGATAGGTCATTCTCGACGGAGTAGAGAGAGATGGACGGATTGGCGCTGGATCCTGGCGAACGTGGCGCACTCCGTTAGTGCTGCAGGTACACGTCTGTCGGTGGGCGGGCGTCACACTCGTTCGAACAGTCGCCCTCCAGAGGCACAGAGTGCGAAAGCCGCTTCGGATTTCAAACTGCAGCTATCCACAATGGATAGCCGAATAGCGCGTAGCCAGGTCGGGGTTCGTCGGTCCCTCCGGCATGAGCGGGACCGACTTCCCGCATGCGATAGAGCGTTTCGATTTTCCTGGGCGACGATGCCACGCAGCCCAGTTCCTTTGTCGCAAGTATCGGGTCAGAAGCGAAGGCATGCCACTCGGGAGACCAATCAAGCGCATCGGAATCCAGCGAGTTGTCGCGGTCGGAACCGACGCGTAAGCCAAGCACTTTCAGTTTCGCCACAAGCGAACTGGCGAGTAGTTTGTCGCGGGCACAATGAACGAACGCCTCCAACAACGTATATCCGGTGGTGCCCTCATCGTTAGTCCAAACTGGCTTGTCAGGGGCGGACACGTCCTCCAGAAGCCAAAGCGTGTCGCTACGCTGTTCTTCGATGACTGTGTAAGACACCCATAAGATGAGGCTTTCGCCGCTCTCGGCGGTACCGGGCGGCCTTCATGTAAGGCAGAACAGTCACGACGATAAGCACAAACAGGCGCTTATAGAATCGCGGCGGCTCAAAACAAGCTGGGTGTAGGTTTCCAGGACTGGACGATCCGCTTTGTCCTCCCGCCATTGGTCAGCTATTCATGGGTTCTCCTCGATAACAGTCGCCGTGATCGCGTGACCGGCATTCTGATTTGTGGCCCTCCAGATTCCTGTCTTACGAAGCTATGTGCGCGTGATCGCGTTTAACTCCTGCCGGTCAGCGAGCAGGGAAACATGCCGTTGGAGCGGCTGCATTACTACCCGCAAGCTGACAGACGGGGCTACGTGCACAATTCGGCCAAAGCTGACATTTGGTGCGCACTGGGATTCATGTCAGTAATCCGGCGGATTGCCGACTGTGGAGGCATCGAGCGGCCACGCGGCAGCTTGCCGGATCAGCAAACTCACACTCCCGATCGACAACGGCCGGCCCGCAGCGAACCCGACGACAGCTGGCGGGTAGTGCAGCCAATCCAGCGGGGATTGCCGGCGGCCTGGGAGTCATATCCCGTTCAAAATCCCGCAAAACAACAAGCAAGAAAGGTGACTACTGGCCTCGAGGTGAGGCATGCACGACCATTGTGCCGATTCCACTGATCGCGATTACAGCCATCCCTACGATAGTCCACAAGTCTGGAATCTTGACCTTGCCCCCGTTTGACGAATCCCATAGCTGAGGGAATTATGCGGCTTCGCCTTGCTGAGCCGCGAACCAGTTCTTCTCGAAATTCATGGGGCTGACGTAGTCGAGTGTCGAGTGCAACCGTCGTGCATTGTAAAAGCCCAGCCAATCAATTACTTCATCCATTGCGGCACGCCGTGTAGCGAAGTGCCGGCCATGCATGCGTGCTACCTTCAGCGAACCCCACAGACTTTCGGTCGGCGCGTTATCCCAACAATCGCCGCGTCGGCTCATCGACGAGCGCATGCCATAGGCCTTCAAGGTGTCCTGAAACAGGCCGCTGCAATACTGGGCGCCCCTGTCGCTATGTACAATTACGCCAGCTTCCGGGCGGCGCCGGAACCACGCCATGCGCAATGCGTCCGTGACCAGTTCCGCCTTCATGTGCGGCTGCATCGACCAGCCCACCACCTGTCGGCTGAACAGGTCAATGATAACCGCGAGGTACACCCAGCCCTCGGCTGTCGCCAGATAGGTGATATCGCTCGTCCAGACCTGATTCGGGGCAGTTGCAGTGAAGTTGCGCGCAAGCAGATTGGGCGCCACCGGCAAATCGTGGTTCGAGTTCGTCGTCGCGATGTATTTGCGCTTGTGGCGGGCTCGAATGCCATGCCGGGCCATCAGCTTGCGAACCCGCTCCTTGCCCACGCGCACGCCATGCGTGAGTAGTTCCTTCCACATTCGAGGCCAGCCATATTCGCCCCTGACCTGCGCGTGAATCGCCTTGATGTGCGCGACCAGCGCGTCGTCGCTCACGCGACTTCGGTACGGTTTGTCCTGCGCGGTGCGTTGTCGATGCTGATGATATCCGCTGGGACTAACTTCCAGCACTTCGCATAGTACAGAGACCGGCCATTGGCGTCGATTGCGCTCGATGAACGCGTACTTCACATCGACTCCTTGGCGAAGTACGCGGCCGCTTTTTTTAAAATATCTCGCTCCATCTTCAGGCGAGCCACTTCGGCACGCAGCCGCGCCAGTTCCATCTGCTCCGGGCTCACAGGCTTCGTGCCTGCTCCCGCCAACTTGCCTTCCCGGTCAGCCTTCACCCAGTTGTACAGCGTCTGTTCAACCACCCCCAGTGTCCCCGCCACCGCCGCCATGCTTTGCCCGGCCTTGACCAGTCGCACCGCTTCCAGCTTGAACTCGAGCGTGTACTGCGCTCGCTTTGCCTTGCTCGTCATCGTTCTTCTTCTCCTTGCTTGAGTTTACCTGCTCAGCAAGGGATTCGTTTTTCGGGGGCAAGCTCATCTTACCGAACAGCAGCCAGCTAAAAAACGTGGCGAAGGCAAGCTGCGCATAGCCGAACGGAGTCAGCACAGCAAGCGGCGTTCTTCGCAAGGCCTGAAGCATAAGGAGATGACCCGAAGTGGCAAGCGACGCCATCAAAATGACCAATAGCCAGCCTCCCGCCCTTACGTCATGAATTGCGGGAAGAAGAGCAGCTTGATCGACCCATAAAAGCGACGCTAGTGCGATGCTCGCTATCAGGGCTGTGAAGAAATTGGTTGTAACAGGGTCGCCAGCCATCGACAACTTGCTTGAGACAACCTGAAAACACGCAAAAGTTGTGGCAGCCCCTATAGGAAATGCCACTGCCCAACTGAACTGACCGCTTCCGGGCCTGACGACGATCAGCATCCCAATGAAGCCAAGCGTAACCATGAACCACTTTGCCTTGGACACTTCTTCGTTGAGCAGAGTCGCCGCGAGCAGCGTTGAAATGAGTGGTGCCATCATCGCCAGCGACGTGGCGACCGGTAATGCCAACAGGCGCAATCCGGCAAATGTGCAGGCTGAATTGAGAAGCAGGAGAAACGCACGCAACACCTGGAGCCGCAGCGTGCCGATGTGCCCGAAACGACTAATGCCGTGTCTGGCCTGCCAGGCGCCAAGGGCGATTGCCTGAAAGATGTAGCGTCCAAGAAGAATTGCTGTCAACGGGACCGCTGTGCCAATGATCTTGACGACGGAATCACCTGCAGCGAAAGTCGCAGTCGTGACTACCATGAGAGCGACGCCAGCTTCGGCTGTCATGGGGACGTTTGCTAAGCGGCTGAGAACCATACAATCTTCGATGCGGGATGTCTGACGGCGGCGCGTGAGGCCTTGGGAACCTTAAGTCTAGCAGTCCCAAGGGCCTAACCCAATGGGTGAGGGCAGCGGCCGCTGTCGTCGTTGCGCTCAAAGTCGGCCAGCAGCAGGAGTGGGCCGCGGTTACCTGTCTGCATGAAGTGAAAGCTGACGTTTGCCGACGCCAAAGTGCGAATGTCGGCAGAGCGCCCAGAGTCCTGCGAGAAGTCCGTGGGCCCGAAGTGCGGTCACTGATCGAGCAAGATCGACGATAGAACATTCCGCGCGAATTGTGCCTTCGAGGGGGGCCACAAGAAGCGCCGAAGCGAAAGACAATCCCTCAGCAATTCGTCACCCTTTCCTAACTCAATCGCGATTCGGTCGACGCGAGGTCGTCGAAGACGCCACCAGTACGAACCCTTCCATTAGGCGTCGCGCACTGCGGCTCATACTCGCTTTGGTGACCGTCCATGCGCCGTCCTTCTGCTGGGCTTCCGCGCCCACTTCGAGACTGCCCGACGGATGCCCGAAGCGCACCGAAGCCTTAGATCGCGGCACGAGCCGGTTGACGACGGTACCGGGAATACCCGCCGCGACGGCGATCGCCACCGCGCCGGTACCGGTCATCGCGTGATGCAGCTTGCCGATCGAGAAGATGCGGGCGTTGATGTCGAGCGTGTCCGCGTCGATCGGCTTGCCGCTCGATGCGACATAGCTCGCGGGCTTCGAGACGAACGCGAGTTTCGGCGTGTGCGGGCGCAACTGCGTCGCTTCCTCGGCGGTCGCAGTGAGCCCCATGCGCACGGACGCGTGCGAGCGGATCGCCTCCACTTTCTGGAGCAGGGCGCTGTCGCCGTTCACGTCGTGCTGCAATTCGCTGCCTTGCAGTCCGAGCGATGCCGCGTCGATGAAAATGGCCGGATTGCCCGCGTTGATCATCGTCATTTCAATGGGCCCGACGCCGGGCACATCGAGCACGTCGATCGCGTTGCCGGTCGGGAACATCGCGCCGCGGGCATCGTCACTATCGCCGCCGGGGTCGAGGAATTCGATCTTGATCTCCGCAGCCGGAAATGTCACCCCGTCCAGTTCGAAATTGCCTTCCTCGACGAC encodes the following:
- a CDS encoding outer membrane protein assembly factor BamB family protein, which encodes MAHISGFLYITSGRLFLDNVDFGDTHASNDFGLVASPRPVGRSSEPYHRVYAGAADGTIYKFGPPVITELVPGVPLSDPAIFSVGEAMTGELAHADGVLYVGTGTDWTPPGQGSMFALDDDTGAVKWVRQMGGSVQFRASLAFQLGQPYRLIVGTIDAPSLQALDPQTGALIWSLDEYPLTGHTVIGETVYYADLNTNSLRARSVVDGSLVWESVNVAHDNFNRPFVAGNVVYATGFDSNVYAFDATGGEILWKVSSPIVFPGVPLLHNPSYEPKVVVFAAGQGSTGDVFMVGLDAKTGAHVWTSGSLNTGSGETVTDPIAYGWGGVVVGTQDGRLIFVDPETGALNETQLSPSGILNSPRFAWF
- a CDS encoding IS3 family transposase (programmed frameshift); the protein is MTSKAKRAQYTLEFKLEAVRLVKAGQSMAAVAGTLGVVEQTLYNWVKADREGKLAGAGTKPVSPEQMELARLRAEVARLKMERDILKKAGRVLRQGVDVKYAFIERNRRQWPVSVLCEVLEVSPSGYHQHRQRTAQDKPYRSRVSDDALVAHIKAIHAQVRGEYGWPRMWKELLTHGVRVGKERVRKLMARHGIRARHKRKYIATTNSNHDLPVAPNLLARNFTATAPNQVWTSDITYLATAEGWVYLAVIIDLFSRQVVGWSMQPHMKAELVTDALRMAWFRRRPEAGVIVHSDRGAQYCSGLFQDTLKAYGMRSSMSRRGDCWDNAPTESLWGSLKVARMHGRHFATRRAAMDEVIDWLGFYNARRLHSTLDYVSPMNFEKNWFAAQQGEAA
- a CDS encoding DMT family transporter, which codes for MTAEAGVALMVVTTATFAAGDSVVKIIGTAVPLTAILLGRYIFQAIALGAWQARHGISRFGHIGTLRLQVLRAFLLLLNSACTFAGLRLLALPVATSLAMMAPLISTLLAATLLNEEVSKAKWFMVTLGFIGMLIVVRPGSGQFSWAVAFPIGAATTFACFQVVSSKLSMAGDPVTTNFFTALIASIALASLLWVDQAALLPAIHDVRAGGWLLVILMASLATSGHLLMLQALRRTPLAVLTPFGYAQLAFATFFSWLLFGKMSLPPKNESLAEQVNSSKEKKNDDEQGKASAVHARVQAGSGATGQGRAKHGGGGGDTGGG